The DNA region ACGAGGTGGGGGAGGTCCGCTCCCTGCCGGGCATGCTGGCCGATCTGGGCGGCATCGACGGCTTCTTCGTGGCCCGGCTGCGCAGACGCTTGGCCTAAGCGGGGTTTCCGGACTTCGTATACGAAAGGCCGGGCCGAATGGCCGGTTCGGACCCGGGGATAAGACCCAGGCCCGTCTTGCGATGCGGACGGCGAATTGATACCACACGGTCCATGCTTTCGTCCGCGTTCTCCCGCACCGCATCATCACCCTCCGCCGGCTGCCGACGCCGCTCGCGGTCCTGAAGGAGTCGGCGCTGATGGGCGACGGGAATGGACGGTTTCGCAGCGGCATGGCACGCCTTGCCTATGGGAACCCCCTCTACGCCCTGATGCTGGGGGGCAAGGCGCCGGGGGCGCTGGCAGTGGTTCCTCCCGACCCCTGGCCGGGCGACACCGACAGCGGTAACGCCATTCTGGCCGGCCGGATGCGGTTCGCCGGTCAGGAGATCGCCGTCGATCCCGCCGGTGCGCCGAACTGGCGGCCGCAGGGGGCGACGTCCGGCTGGCTGCGCACCGCCCATGGCTTCGAATGGCTGCGCGACCTGCGCGCGGTCGGCGGCGACATGGCACGGCGCCGGGCGCGGGTGCTGGTGTGGTCGTGGCTCGACCAGAATGGCGGCTGGCATGCGCAGAGCTGGGCGCCGGACGTGCTGGGGGTGCGACTGGCCAGCTGGATCGGCCTGCATGACTTCTATTGCGCCTCCGCCGACGACGAGTTCCGCGCCCGCGTGTTCGAGAGCATGGCCCGCCAGCTGCGCCATCTGCTGCGGGTGGCGCCGGCCAAGCTCGACGGCGAGCGGCTGATCGGCGCCGTCAAGGGGCTGCTCTATGGCGGCTATTGCTTGCCCGACCAGGACAAGGCGGCGCGGGAGGCGCTGCGTCTGCTCGACCGCGAGCTGCCGCGCCAGATCCTGCCCGACGGCGGCCATGTGGAGCGCAACCCGTCGATCCAGATGCGGGTGTTGCGCGACCTGATCGACATGCGCGCCGTGCTGCGCGTCGCCAGGGAGGAGGTGCCGGAAAGCCTCCAGCATGCCATCGACCGCATGACTCCGGCGCTTCGCTTCTTCCGCCATGTCGATGGCGGGCTCGCCCTGTTCAACGGCGGGCAGGAGGAGGATCAGGCGCTGATCGATACGGTGCTGGCCCAGGCCGACGCCCGCGGCCGTCCGCTGAAGAGCGCGCCGCACACCGGCTTCGAGCGGTTGATCGCCGGCCGCACCCTGGTGCTGCTCGACACCGGCGCGCCGCCGCCGGCCGGGCTGGACCGCGCCGCCCATGCCGGCACCCTGTCGATGGAGGTCTCCGTCAACAAGGAGCGGCTGATCGTCAATTGCGGCAGCCATCCGTCCCAGCGCGGTCCCTGGCGCGCGGCCCTGGCCGGGACGTCGGCCCATTCGACCATGGTCGTCGCCGACACCAACTCGTCGGAGGTGTTGGACAAGGGCGGGCTGGGGCGCCGGCCGTCCCATGTCGGGTGCGAGCGGCAGGAATCCGACGGCGCCGTGCTGGTCGTCGCCACCCACAACGGCTACAGCAAGGGCTTCGGCCTGCTGCACCGCCGCCGCGTCTATCTGGCCGACAATGGCGAGGACCTGCGCGGCGAGGACACGCTGGAACCGGTGATCGGCGCCACGCCGCAGCCGCAGCCCTATGCCATCCGTTTCCACCTGCACCCGCAGGTCGAGGTGGTGCCGATCCAGGGGAGCGAGCAGGTGCTTCTCCGCCTGCCCAGCGGCAATTCCTGGCGCATGCGGGTCACCGGCGCCGCGCTGGAGGTGGCGGAGAGCGTCTATCTCGGCAGCGGGGACGAGCCGCGCCGCACCCGCCAGATCATGATGCAGGGACAATGCGGCCCCGAGGGCATCACGGTGAAATGGGCCTTGCGCCGCGAACGCAAGGCGGCGTAAATCCCGCCCATCCGCGGTGGCCGGGCCCTTTCCTTGTGGAAGGGGTGTGGAAACATGGATGAACACGGGATTTTCGAGCACGGACGACCACGGGACTCTTCATGCCGTGCTTATCCATGCCCGCGACGGCGCCATGCCGCCCGGCGGGCAGGGATAAGCATGGTTGAACGGCATTTCCGTGGCCGTCCGTGCTTTTCTTCTTCCCGTGCTTGTCCGCCGTTTTCCCTGACCGCTTGCGGCATCGACAACGCCAGCGATCAGGAAGCCCCCTCATGAGCCCGCCCAAAGCCAACCACGCCCCCGCCCCCGACAAGGTCCGCATTACCCGCGCCCTGATTTCCGTGTCCGACAAGGCCGGTCTGGTGGAGTTGGGCAAGGCGCTCGCCGACCGCGGCGTCGAGATCCTGTCGACCGGCGGTTCGGCCCAGCGTCTGGCTGAGGCCGGCGTGCCGGTCAAGGAGGTCTCCGACCACACCGGCTTCCCCGAGATCATGGACGGCCGCGTCAAGACGCTGCACCCGCGCGTCCATGGCGGCATTCTGGCCCGCCGCGACATCCATGCCGACGCGATGGCCCGGCACGACATTCCTGGCATCGATCTGGTGGTGGTGAACCTCTACCCGTTCGAGGCGACGGTGGCCGGGGGCGCCGGCTATGACGACTGCGTCGAGAACATCGACATCGGCGGGCCGGCGATGATCCGTGCCGCCGCCAAGAACCATGATTTCGTCGCCATCGTCACCGAGCCGTCCGACTATGCGGCGGTGCTGGACGAGCTGGCGACCCATGACGGCTGCGTCACGCTGGCGCTGCGCCGCAAGCTGGCCCAGCGCGCCTATGCCCGCACCGCGGCCTATGACGCTGCCATTTCCACCTGGCTGGCCGGGCAGCTGGGCGAGACCTTCCCGCCGCGCGCGACCCTGTCGGGCTCGCTGGTCCAGACCCTGCGCTATGGCGAGAACCCGCACCAGCAGGCGGCCTTCTACGTCACCGGCGAGAAGCGTCCGGGCGTGGCGACCGCCGTGCAGCTGCAGGGCAAGGAGCTGTCCTACAACAACCTGAACGACACCGACGCCGCCTTCGAGCTGGTCGCCGAGTTCGAGCAGCCGGCCGTCGCCATCATCAAGCACGCCAACCCCTGCGGCGTGGCGCAAGGGTCGAACCTGCTGGAGGCCTACCGCTCGGCCCTGCTGTGCGATCCGGTCAGCGCCTTCGGCGGCATCATCGCCGTCAACCGGTCGCTGGACGCCGAGACTGCCGAGGAGATCTCCAAGCTGTTCGCCGAGGTGGTGATTGCGCCGGACGCCGACGAGGCCGCCCGCGCCCTGCTCGCCACCAAGAAGAACCTGCGCGTGCTGCTGACCAGGGACGTGCCGAACCCGGCCGAGCCGGGCATGATGATCAAGCAGCTGTCGGGCGGCTTCCTGCTGCAGAACCGCGACAGCGGCCGCATCGATCCGGCCGAGCTGAAGGTCGTGACCAAGCGCGCGCCGACCCAGCAGGAGCTGACCGACCTGCTGTTCGCCTTCCGCGTCGCCAAGCACGTCAAGTCGAACGCCATCGTCTATGCCAAGAACGGCGCCACGGTGGGCGTCGGTGCCGGCCAGATGAGCCGTGTCGACAGCGCCCGCATCGCCGCCATCAAGTCGGCCGAGGCCGCGAAGGCCGCCGGCCTGGCCGAGCCGCTGACCAAGGGTTCGGTGGTTGCGTCCGACGCCTTCTTCCCGTTCGCCGACGGCCTGCTGGCTGCGGCCGAGGCGGGTGTGACGGCGGTGATCCAGCCGGGCGGCTCGATCCGCGACAACGAGGTGATCGCCGCCGCGGACGAGAAGGGTCTGGCGATGGTGCTCACCGGGATGCGGCACTTCCGGCATTGAGGTGTTGATGGGGTGGGGAGCGCTTGATTGTTGCCCCCTCCCTAACTCTCCCCCACCTCCGGTGGGAGAGGGGACTGCCGCCTGCTCCGTTGTCGAGATCCCCTGCAAGCGTCCTGCCCCCTCTCCCGCGATCGGACCGGCCTTCGGCCGGCCGAGAGCGGGGGAGGGATGGGGAGGGGGCAAGCGGTGCGAGGGCTTATGCCTCCGCCAGCAGATCGTCCGTATCCTCGACCCGCTTCAGCATCGACTGGCGCAGCTTCAGCAGGGCGCGGTGCTCGAGCTGGCGCACCCGTTCCTTGCTGACGCCCAGTTCGCGGCCCAGCTGTTCCAGCGTGGCGCCTTCCTCGCGCAGGCGGCGTTCGCGGATGATGGTGCGTTCGCGCGGGCTGAGTTCGCCGAGCGCGTCGGCCAGCCATTGCGACCGGGTGTTGGCATCGCGCATGCCGATCACCACGTCCTCGGGCGACGGGCGCTGGTCGGCCAGGAAGTCCTGCCAGTCGTCGTCTGAGCCGTCGGCCACCGGCGTGTTCAGCGACTGGTCGGCGCCGGATAGCCGCATCTCCATCGCCTCGACCTCCGACACCTCGACATGGAGTTCGCCGGCGATCCATTCGCGGCCTTCCTGGGTCAGGGGGGCGCCGCTGCCGTTCTGGGTGGCGCTGTCGATCTTGGCACGCAGGCGGCGCAGGTTGAAGAACAGCGATTTCTGCGCCGCGGTGGTGCCGGTCCGCACGATCGACCAGTTGCGCAGGATGTAGTCCTGCATGGCCGAACGGATCCACCAGGCGGCATAGGTCGAGAAGCGCACCTCGCGGTCGGGCTCGAAGCGGCCGGCCGCCTGCATCAGCCCGACATTGCCCTCCTGGACGAGATCGCCCATCGGCAGGCCGTAGTTGCGGAAGCGCGACGCGGTCGCCACCACCAGACGGGTGTAGGCACGGACCAACTCATGCAGCGCCCGTTCGTCGGAGCCTTCGCGCCATTTGCGGGCGAGCTCGAATTCATGATCGCGCGACAACAGTGGTTCGCGCATGGACGCCTTGATGAAGCTCAGGTTAGCACGCTGAGTCTCCGGATCGTCGATGTATGCCATCCGTCCCTTCCTTCCCGTCTGGGCGGCGTCGTGTTCCTTCGCATATCCCCGTACTCGTGGGTCTTCGCCGCTCTGCCGCCTGTCCCCGGTCGATGCCGTCGGGTTACACAACAAGCATGGGCGTGCCCTGTTGCGGAATCATACGCAGGTGTAGGGTCGGCGGATCACGATGGTCAGACGAATTTTGCAGGCGGCTTATTCCAAGCCGCCTGTGGGGATGGCTGGCCCTATGTCCGGGGGTATGGGCCCGGGGTTGTAACGGACGGTCGGAAGGGTGTGGGACCGGTGTTAAGGGTGGGTCAGACCTGGAAAAGGTCCAGCATCTCGCCGAAAGAATCGAAACAGGCGCAGACGAGATGCCCGCCCCGGCCGCAGCCGCCGTCCAGCGTGACCGCCACCGGTCCTGCGTCGACGCCTGGGCTGCCCGGCGTCCAGGCGGGATCGTAGCCGCGCACCAGCCGGCGGAATCCGCCATAGGGCTCCTCCAGCCGGGCGAAGGCGGCGCTGCCCCACCAGAAGGCGTCGCCCTGGCCGCCCAACGGGCGCTTGGGGTCGATGCCTGCACTGACCATCAGCAGGCTGCCGCCGCCCCTGCCGGCCATGCCGGCGTCGGGAATGCCATCGGCGGTCGTGCCGGTGCCGGTATAGGCGGCGCGGCGGAGCGCATTGAACAGCGCCTCGTGCCCTGGCCGGCGGGCCACCGCCTGACGCAACTCGCGGGTCCAGCGGCCCAGCATCACCGCCCCGCCGCGCGCCGCCGCCATGCCGGCGTCGGTGACGCCGCCATAGGCGGCCAATGTCGGTGCCACGCCCTGGTGCAGCATCCAGTCCAGAACGGTGCGGGGGTCGGGGGCGAAGTGGAGTTGCAGCAACTTCTGCCACATCTCCTCCTGCTGCCCGCGCAGATAGACGATGTCCGACGCGATCATGCCGGGCATCGCCAGCAGCGCGATGCGGAAGGCCAGCAGCCGGTCGATGGTCTCCACCACCTGTTCGCCGAAGCCGATCATGTTGCCGAGATAGACCAGCCGGTCGCCGGGCCGGAAGCGCTGGCCGATGGCGTGGTGGATCACGTCGAGCCGGTCGGGCTGCGCGTGGATCGCTCCCACCGCCCAGACACGGCGCGGCCGGCCGAGCGGCGCGAAGCGGCCGTCGTCCTCGGTCGCCGCGGCATGGTGCTGCGTCTGGCCGGGGCGGGGATGAGCAAGGCGGGGCGGCAGGCCCAAACTCGAACTCCTTCAACGTCGATCCGACGACGACGGCCCAAAGGCGGCAGCCGGAGGGCGGCGGGGAGTGTAGGCGTGTCGTGCATGGACACAAAGGCGAAAAAACGAAACGGGCGCGCGGCTAGACGTAGCAGCCGCGCGCCCGGTCGTGACACGGACGGAGTGTCGGAGCCCTATCGGGCAGCCATCAGGCCGCCTTGGACAGCACCGATTCCAGACGTTCTGTCGCCTTGGTCTCGTCGATCTTCTCGACGGCGGCCAACTCGCGGGCCAGACGCTCCAGGGCGGCCTGATAGATCTGGCGCTCGCTGTAGGACTGGTCGGACTGGTCGGCACCGCGGTACAGGTCGCGCACCACCTCGGCGATGGACACCGGGTCGCCGGAGTTGATCTTGGCCTCATACTCTTGGGCGCGGCGGCTCCACATCGTGCGGCGGACGCGCGAACGGCCCTGCAGCGTCTCCAGCGCGACCTTGATGCGGTCCTTGGACGACAGGCGGCGCAGGCCGGCGTTGCGGGCCTTGGTGACGGGGACCTTGAGCGTCATGCGCTCTTTCTCGAACGTGATCGCGTAGAGTTGAACCTCGAGTCCGGCAATGCTGTGGGTCTCGATCCCTTCGACCCGACCGACGCCATGAGCCGGATAAACGACGAAGTCACCGGCTTCGAAGTCAAGCTTGTTCGACATGTGGATTGGCTCTCACTTCTCGCGATCACGCCATTTTGCCGTCCCGGTGGAAGGGACGAAAAAGGACCCCGGACAGTTATGGCGCCGTGGGGATGGGGTCCATCCACGACGATCACAAAAGCCACGAGTCCTTGAACGAAAGGGAAACCGGCAATAGCGCGGAGGCCGGCTCCGGGCGCGCATTATAGCGATGTTACGCCCAAGTTACAAAGGGAACGCGCAAGCCCCCGGGTGGAAAACATCCATCCCCGGCCATGGCCGACCCGTCGATTTTGCATGGCAACATCGGCGGGTGCAATCGGTTGATGCGGCCCGACTCGAAAAAGCCGGCGGAACGGTCCCGGGCCCTGCGGGCCGCATCCGCTGGATCAGCCCGCGCCGCCCGGCTTGGGAGAGAAGAATTTCTCGAACTTGCCGTCGACGTTCTTGAACTCGTCGGCGTCGGCCGGCGCGTCCTTCTTGCGGGTGATGTTCGGCCACTGGCCGGAATAGTCGCGGTTCATCTCCAGCCACTTGGTCGCGCGGTCGTCGGTGTCCGGGACGATCGCCTCGGCCGGGCACTCCGGCTCGCACACGCCGCAGTCGATGCACTCGTCCGGGTGGATGACCAGCATGTTCTCACCCTCGTAGAAGCAATCCACGGGGCAGACTTCGACGCAGTCGGTGTACTTGCACTTGATGCAGCCGTCGGTGACGACGTAGGGCATGATTCATTCTCCGCTGTTCCGGCTGGCGGCGTCAGCCGCGCGTCGCTGTCACGGCCTCGCATGTTGGAGCCGAATCCCGAAACGGGCACGCGCGTTGCGCCGGGCCGGATGGCCAACCCGGGCCTGCCTAGCACGCCGCGGACAAGCCGTTCAACCCCGTGCGTGATGTGGGCGCCCCTGTCGCAGGGGCAAGCGGAGTCATTGCCGGATCGATTTGTATGCCCTTCGCCGGATCGTCGGACACCGCTTCGACAAAGGCGCGCAGGCTGGCCGTCTCTATGGCGTCGGTCCGGCGGACGAAGCGGGTCGGCATGCGGGCTAGGCCGTCGGGAAGCGGCCGGGCGGCCAGCAGGTCGCGCCAGGGATCGCGCTCGACCACCGAGCGGGGCATGACCGTCACCCCCATGCCGGCGCCGACGCAACCCAGGATGGCGTCGAGCGCGCCGAACTCCATGATCCGGAAGGGCACGCGTCCGGCCTCGCGCATCGCCATCTCCGCCCGGCCGCGGTAGGCGCAGGCACGGCCGAAGGCGATCAGGGTGCGGCGGGCCGAGTCGGTGGTCAATCCGGCGGCGGGTTCGACCAGCACCAGTTCCTCGTCGAAGACGCGCTGCGCGGTCAGGTCGGGGTGCGCCACCTCGCCGCCGACGAAGGCGCCGTCCAGCCGTCCGGCCAGCACCTCACCCAGCAGGGTTTCGCTCGGGCCGGGGGTGATGGTCAGTTCCACGTCGGAATGGTCTCGGTGGAAGCGGGCCAGGATCCGTGGCAGCCGCACCGCGGCGGTCGATTCCATGCTGCCGATCGCCAGCCGTCCGCCGCGGCCCGCCGCCTCCGCCACCGCGTCGCGGGCCTGGGCGACCAGCCGCAGCACCCGGTCGGCGTAGCCGGCCAGCACGCGCCCGGCAGGCGTCGGCTCCATCCCGCGGCTCAGGCGCAGGAACAGGTCGACGCCCAAATCCTCCTCCAGCCGCTTGATCCGTGCGGTGACGTTGGACTGGACGCAATGCAGGGACTCCGCCGCGCGGCTGACGCTGCCGGTGTCGGCGACCGCCTTCACCACCCGCAAACCGGCCAGATCCATCAAGACGCCTCCCGATCCATGCGCATGGCACCCATCACCAGGAGTGGAGCTTATCATTAGAACAATTCATTGGAAATGAGGGTTTGGCGCGGCCATCATGACGGCGGGGCAATCGCCAGGACAATCAATCCGCTGGCCAAGCAGTCGAAAGAGCCGGCGGAAACCGGGAGGGCGTGGATCATGGTTCGGGTGCTGGTCGGAGGCGTGATCGGGCTTGCCATCGCAATGGGTGTGGCGCGCTTCGCCTTCACTCCGATCCTGCCGGCGATGCAGGCGGCGACCGGGCTGGGGGCTGACGGGGCGGGGCTGCTCGCGTCGTTGAACTATCTGGGCTATTTCGTCGGCGCGCTGGCCGCCGGCCTGGTGCCGCACGGGGCCAGGCGCACCGCGGTCTTCCGGCTGTCGCTGCTGCTCAGCGTCGCCACCACCGCGGCGATGGGGATGGATCTGGGCGATGCCGGGCAGGCGATGCCGGTCTGGCTGGTGCTGCGCTTCCTCTCCGGCCTGTCGAGCGCGGGCATATTCATCCTGGGCATCGCCATGGTGCTGGATACGCTGTCCCGCGGCGGCGGCGAACGCCTTGCCGGCTGGCTCTATACCGGGGTCGGGCTGGGCATCGCCTCGTCCGGGCTGTTCGTGGCGCTGGCCGGCGGCCGGCTCGGCTGGGCCGGTGATTGGCTGGCGCTGGGGGCGATCT from Azospirillum thiophilum includes:
- the purH gene encoding bifunctional phosphoribosylaminoimidazolecarboxamide formyltransferase/IMP cyclohydrolase; translated protein: MSPPKANHAPAPDKVRITRALISVSDKAGLVELGKALADRGVEILSTGGSAQRLAEAGVPVKEVSDHTGFPEIMDGRVKTLHPRVHGGILARRDIHADAMARHDIPGIDLVVVNLYPFEATVAGGAGYDDCVENIDIGGPAMIRAAAKNHDFVAIVTEPSDYAAVLDELATHDGCVTLALRRKLAQRAYARTAAYDAAISTWLAGQLGETFPPRATLSGSLVQTLRYGENPHQQAAFYVTGEKRPGVATAVQLQGKELSYNNLNDTDAAFELVAEFEQPAVAIIKHANPCGVAQGSNLLEAYRSALLCDPVSAFGGIIAVNRSLDAETAEEISKLFAEVVIAPDADEAARALLATKKNLRVLLTRDVPNPAEPGMMIKQLSGGFLLQNRDSGRIDPAELKVVTKRAPTQQELTDLLFAFRVAKHVKSNAIVYAKNGATVGVGAGQMSRVDSARIAAIKSAEAAKAAGLAEPLTKGSVVASDAFFPFADGLLAAAEAGVTAVIQPGGSIRDNEVIAAADEKGLAMVLTGMRHFRH
- a CDS encoding CarD family transcriptional regulator translates to MSNKLDFEAGDFVVYPAHGVGRVEGIETHSIAGLEVQLYAITFEKERMTLKVPVTKARNAGLRRLSSKDRIKVALETLQGRSRVRRTMWSRRAQEYEAKINSGDPVSIAEVVRDLYRGADQSDQSYSERQIYQAALERLARELAAVEKIDETKATERLESVLSKAA
- a CDS encoding LysR family transcriptional regulator, giving the protein MDLAGLRVVKAVADTGSVSRAAESLHCVQSNVTARIKRLEEDLGVDLFLRLSRGMEPTPAGRVLAGYADRVLRLVAQARDAVAEAAGRGGRLAIGSMESTAAVRLPRILARFHRDHSDVELTITPGPSETLLGEVLAGRLDGAFVGGEVAHPDLTAQRVFDEELVLVEPAAGLTTDSARRTLIAFGRACAYRGRAEMAMREAGRVPFRIMEFGALDAILGCVGAGMGVTVMPRSVVERDPWRDLLAARPLPDGLARMPTRFVRRTDAIETASLRAFVEAVSDDPAKGIQIDPAMTPLAPATGAPTSRTGLNGLSAAC
- a CDS encoding RNA polymerase factor sigma-32 produces the protein MAYIDDPETQRANLSFIKASMREPLLSRDHEFELARKWREGSDERALHELVRAYTRLVVATASRFRNYGLPMGDLVQEGNVGLMQAAGRFEPDREVRFSTYAAWWIRSAMQDYILRNWSIVRTGTTAAQKSLFFNLRRLRAKIDSATQNGSGAPLTQEGREWIAGELHVEVSEVEAMEMRLSGADQSLNTPVADGSDDDWQDFLADQRPSPEDVVIGMRDANTRSQWLADALGELSPRERTIIRERRLREEGATLEQLGRELGVSKERVRQLEHRALLKLRQSMLKRVEDTDDLLAEA
- the fdxA gene encoding ferredoxin FdxA is translated as MPYVVTDGCIKCKYTDCVEVCPVDCFYEGENMLVIHPDECIDCGVCEPECPAEAIVPDTDDRATKWLEMNRDYSGQWPNITRKKDAPADADEFKNVDGKFEKFFSPKPGGAG
- a CDS encoding heparinase II/III family protein, with amino-acid sequence MGDGNGRFRSGMARLAYGNPLYALMLGGKAPGALAVVPPDPWPGDTDSGNAILAGRMRFAGQEIAVDPAGAPNWRPQGATSGWLRTAHGFEWLRDLRAVGGDMARRRARVLVWSWLDQNGGWHAQSWAPDVLGVRLASWIGLHDFYCASADDEFRARVFESMARQLRHLLRVAPAKLDGERLIGAVKGLLYGGYCLPDQDKAAREALRLLDRELPRQILPDGGHVERNPSIQMRVLRDLIDMRAVLRVAREEVPESLQHAIDRMTPALRFFRHVDGGLALFNGGQEEDQALIDTVLAQADARGRPLKSAPHTGFERLIAGRTLVLLDTGAPPPAGLDRAAHAGTLSMEVSVNKERLIVNCGSHPSQRGPWRAALAGTSAHSTMVVADTNSSEVLDKGGLGRRPSHVGCERQESDGAVLVVATHNGYSKGFGLLHRRRVYLADNGEDLRGEDTLEPVIGATPQPQPYAIRFHLHPQVEVVPIQGSEQVLLRLPSGNSWRMRVTGAALEVAESVYLGSGDEPRRTRQIMMQGQCGPEGITVKWALRRERKAA